One window of the Saccopteryx bilineata isolate mSacBil1 chromosome 2, mSacBil1_pri_phased_curated, whole genome shotgun sequence genome contains the following:
- the ZNF740 gene encoding zinc finger protein 740 isoform X3 yields the protein MMLSQIASKQAENGERAGSPDVLRCSSQGHRKDSDKSRSRKEEDSLTEASHSKKTVKKVVVVEQNGSFQVKIPKNFVCEHCFGAFRSSYHLKRHILIHTGEKPFECDVCDMRFIQKYHLERHKRVHSGEKPYQCERCHQCFSRTDRLLRHKRMCQGCQSKTSDGQFSL from the exons ATGATGCTGAGCCAGATTGCCAGCAAGCAGGCCGAGAATGGAGAGCGGGCAGGTAGCCCTGATGTGCTGAGGTGCTCGAGTCAG GGCCACCGAAAAGACAGCGATAAGTCCCGGAGCCGCAAAGAGGAAGACAGCTTAACTGAGGCCTCTCATTCAAAAAAGACGGTTAAAAAG GTGGTGGTAGTAGAACAAAATGGTTCATTTCAAGTAAAGATTCCCAAAAACTTTGTTTGTGAACACTGCTTTGGAGCCTTTAGGAGCAGTTACCACCTCAAGAGGCACATCCTTATTCATACCG GTGAGAAGCCATTTGAATGTGATGTATGTGATATGCGCTTCATCCAGAAGTACCATCTGGAGCGTCACAAGCGTGTGCACAGTGGCGAAAAGCCCTACCAGTGTGAACGATGTCATCAG TGTTTTTCTCGGACAGATCGATTACTCAGACACAAACGGATGTGCCAAGGGTGCCAGTCCAAGACTTCCGATGGGCAGTTTTCTCTATAG
- the ZNF740 gene encoding zinc finger protein 740 isoform X1, producing MAQASLLACEGLAGVSLVPTAASKKMMLSQIASKQAENGERAGSPDVLRCSSQGHRKDSDKSRSRKEEDSLTEASHSKKTVKKVVVVEQNGSFQVKIPKNFVCEHCFGAFRSSYHLKRHILIHTGEKPFECDVCDMRFIQKYHLERHKRVHSGEKPYQCERCHQCFSRTDRLLRHKRMCQGCQSKTSDGQFSL from the exons ATGGCTCAG GCAAGTCTCCTGGCTTGTGAAGGCCTAGCAGGTGTGAGTTTGGTTCCCACTGCAGCCAGCAAGAAGATGATGCTGAGCCAGATTGCCAGCAAGCAGGCCGAGAATGGAGAGCGGGCAGGTAGCCCTGATGTGCTGAGGTGCTCGAGTCAG GGCCACCGAAAAGACAGCGATAAGTCCCGGAGCCGCAAAGAGGAAGACAGCTTAACTGAGGCCTCTCATTCAAAAAAGACGGTTAAAAAG GTGGTGGTAGTAGAACAAAATGGTTCATTTCAAGTAAAGATTCCCAAAAACTTTGTTTGTGAACACTGCTTTGGAGCCTTTAGGAGCAGTTACCACCTCAAGAGGCACATCCTTATTCATACCG GTGAGAAGCCATTTGAATGTGATGTATGTGATATGCGCTTCATCCAGAAGTACCATCTGGAGCGTCACAAGCGTGTGCACAGTGGCGAAAAGCCCTACCAGTGTGAACGATGTCATCAG TGTTTTTCTCGGACAGATCGATTACTCAGACACAAACGGATGTGCCAAGGGTGCCAGTCCAAGACTTCCGATGGGCAGTTTTCTCTATAG
- the ZNF740 gene encoding zinc finger protein 740 isoform X2, with the protein MKEASLLACEGLAGVSLVPTAASKKMMLSQIASKQAENGERAGSPDVLRCSSQGHRKDSDKSRSRKEEDSLTEASHSKKTVKKVVVVEQNGSFQVKIPKNFVCEHCFGAFRSSYHLKRHILIHTGEKPFECDVCDMRFIQKYHLERHKRVHSGEKPYQCERCHQCFSRTDRLLRHKRMCQGCQSKTSDGQFSL; encoded by the exons ATGAAGGAG GCAAGTCTCCTGGCTTGTGAAGGCCTAGCAGGTGTGAGTTTGGTTCCCACTGCAGCCAGCAAGAAGATGATGCTGAGCCAGATTGCCAGCAAGCAGGCCGAGAATGGAGAGCGGGCAGGTAGCCCTGATGTGCTGAGGTGCTCGAGTCAG GGCCACCGAAAAGACAGCGATAAGTCCCGGAGCCGCAAAGAGGAAGACAGCTTAACTGAGGCCTCTCATTCAAAAAAGACGGTTAAAAAG GTGGTGGTAGTAGAACAAAATGGTTCATTTCAAGTAAAGATTCCCAAAAACTTTGTTTGTGAACACTGCTTTGGAGCCTTTAGGAGCAGTTACCACCTCAAGAGGCACATCCTTATTCATACCG GTGAGAAGCCATTTGAATGTGATGTATGTGATATGCGCTTCATCCAGAAGTACCATCTGGAGCGTCACAAGCGTGTGCACAGTGGCGAAAAGCCCTACCAGTGTGAACGATGTCATCAG TGTTTTTCTCGGACAGATCGATTACTCAGACACAAACGGATGTGCCAAGGGTGCCAGTCCAAGACTTCCGATGGGCAGTTTTCTCTATAG